From Bradyrhizobium erythrophlei:
TCAGGCCGGGCCCTGATCGGGCGACATTCGGTGGCGGCAGCACGACGTAGATCGTTCGCCGCTCGTATTGGGAGGAAAGAATGAAATCGGTTCCGGTTTTGATTGCAGGGGGTGGTCCTGTCGGGATGACGCTTGCGAACGTCCTGGCCCATTTCGGAATCCGCTTGATGCTGGTCGAGAAGAATGCGACCACGACCCGCCACCCGAAGATGGACATCACCAACAGCCGCAGCATGGAGCTTTTTCGCAAGTTCGGCCTCGCGGACGCATTGCGACATGTCGCGGTGCCGGAAGATCATCCTTTCGACGTTTCCTGGATCACAAGTCTCGCCGGATATGAGCTGCATCGTTTTCGATACATGGCACCGAGCGAGTTTCGAAAACAAATCCGCATCAAGAACGACGGCACCCAACCGCTCGAGCCTCCGATGCGCGTCTCACAGATCGAGATCGAGCCCGTTCTGAAGAAATCCATCGATGCTCGTCCGGAAGCCGAGGTGAGGTTCGGCGTCGCCTTCGAAAGCTTCGAGGAGAAGGATGATCGTGTCGTCGCCAATCTGCGGGAGCAGGGAAGTGGCGCCCAGGAGCAGGTCAGCTGTCAATATCTCATCGGTTGCGACGGCGGTACCAGCCGCGTTCGGGCGGGGCTGGGCATCCAGCTGGAGGGACAGGCGCGCGTCGGCGAACTCTACATGATCCACTTTCGATCGACCGAGCGAGATCTGCTGCAGCGCTGGGGCGTTGCCTGGCACTATCAATCGCCGATCGGAACGATGATCGCTCAGAACGATGATGATATCTGGACCGTTCACGTGCCTGTATTTCCCGGCCAGGACGCGACCAAGCTCGATCCACGCGCTCTCGTCGAGGCCTATGCGGGCCGGCCATTCCCCTTCGAGATTCTGGTCGCGAATGTGTGGACGCCGCACCTGCTGGTCGCCGAAACGTATGGCAAGGGACGCGTCCTGCTCGCAGGCGACTCCGCGCATCAGTTCATCCCGACAGGCGGCTATGGGATGAATTCCGGGGTCGGCGATGCCGTTGACCTCGGTTGGAAACTGGCGGCGACGCTCCAGGGCTTCGGCGGACCCGGCCTCCTCGCGTCGTATGAAATCGAGCGGCGTCCCGTCGCGGCACGAAATCGCGACGCATCCGGTCGCCACATGCAGGTGCGAATGCAGATTGCTGAAGCCTATGGAGGCCTGCTGGAAGGCGATAACAGCGAAGATCCCGTGCGCCGGGCGGA
This genomic window contains:
- a CDS encoding FAD-dependent monooxygenase translates to MKSVPVLIAGGGPVGMTLANVLAHFGIRLMLVEKNATTTRHPKMDITNSRSMELFRKFGLADALRHVAVPEDHPFDVSWITSLAGYELHRFRYMAPSEFRKQIRIKNDGTQPLEPPMRVSQIEIEPVLKKSIDARPEAEVRFGVAFESFEEKDDRVVANLREQGSGAQEQVSCQYLIGCDGGTSRVRAGLGIQLEGQARVGELYMIHFRSTERDLLQRWGVAWHYQSPIGTMIAQNDDDIWTVHVPVFPGQDATKLDPRALVEAYAGRPFPFEILVANVWTPHLLVAETYGKGRVLLAGDSAHQFIPTGGYGMNSGVGDAVDLGWKLAATLQGFGGPGLLASYEIERRPVAARNRDASGRHMQVRMQIAEAYGGLLEGDNSEDPVRRAEVGAGIAKLGNAENEWFGIEHGFIYEGSPIVADGSVAAFPFDPAVYKPMTTPGARLPSAFLKDGTALYDRLGTYFTLIDFRGGDPSPFIDAAARRRIPLSVLQLDEPDLKGVYGQDMLLVRPDHHIAWRGTGSKMPTADAILAAALGWGAER